Proteins from one Telopea speciosissima isolate NSW1024214 ecotype Mountain lineage chromosome 1, Tspe_v1, whole genome shotgun sequence genomic window:
- the LOC122666138 gene encoding dehydrin HIRD11-like has protein sequence MAGILQKIEGALHIGGNKEEDKNKHPVEDQYHQEKEKEKEKGGFMDKVKDKIHGGENQEGKYPVDQQKYPEDQYNQEKEKGGFMEKVKEKIHGGENEEGKEGEKKKKEKKKKKDGEHDEDGHSSSSDSDSD, from the exons ATGGCAGGAATTTTGCAAAAGATCGAGGGCGCCCTTCACATCGGAGGgaacaaggaagaagacaagaataAGCACCCGGTGGA GGATCAGTACCaccaggagaaggagaaggagaaggagaagggggggtTCATGGACAAAGTGAAAGACAAGATCCATGGAGGAGAGAATCAAGAGGGAAAGTACCCAGTGGATCAGCAAAAGTACCCGGAGGATCAGTACAaccaggagaaggagaagggagggtTCAtggagaaagtgaaggagaagatCCATGGAGGAGAGAATGAAGAGGGCAaggagggggagaagaagaagaaggagaagaagaaaaagaaggacggCGAACACGACGAAGACGGCCATAGCAGCAGCAGCGACAGCGACAGCGACTAG